One genomic segment of Hordeum vulgare subsp. vulgare chromosome 2H, MorexV3_pseudomolecules_assembly, whole genome shotgun sequence includes these proteins:
- the LOC123426630 gene encoding uncharacterized protein LOC123426630 isoform X1, whose amino-acid sequence MASCNDDFGLLGDAHPAPQAPAQPAPPQQAQAFCFVEAPAAGSAAGPFAPAREEGNHSSDRGKASHHTKRRRDRPEEFSDGGEYCSYISGGGSGGRRGRGGGVSSDYRKDREEWTDGAISSLLDAYTDRFELLNRGNLRGRDWEDVAAAVTDGHGKGSGGKSVEQCKNKIDNLKKRYKVECQRIAGSASASLWPWYKQMEQIMGNSPSPGTLKPPPATNDEKPRQQQQNSNKRCPSSGSVHTTTMVPFSRSTPLSNPKWKRVLLKIGGTALAGEAPHNVDPKVIMLIAREVQVACRHGVEVAILMGGRNVFCTDSWVAATGTDRASTHLIGMMAAVMNAVLLQASLEKIGVETRVQTALMMQEVAEPYIRRRAIRHLEKGRVVIFGGTGAGTGNPLLTTDTAAALRASEINADVVLKGVIGDDEYGCPPRSNGSAPFEHISFRELAARGTSKMDMTSITCCEENNIPVVIFNMLEPGNMSRAICGDQVGTLVDQSGRMT is encoded by the exons ATGGCCTCCTGCAACGACGACTTCGGCCTCCTCGGTGACGCCCACCCCGCTCCCCAGGCTCCCGCCCAGCCGGCCCCACCGCAGCAGGCCCAGGCCTTCTGCTTCGTCGAAGCCCCGGCCGCGGGCTCCGCCGCCGGCCCCTTCGCGCCGGCCCGGGAGGAGGGCAACCACAGCTCCGACCGCGGGAAGGCGTCGCACCACACCAAGCGGAGGAGGGACCGCCCGGAGGAGTTCAGCGATGGGGGCGAGTACTGCTCCTACAtcagcggcggcggcagcggggggaggaggggccgtggcggcggcgtctcGTCGGACTACCGCAAGGATCGGGAGGAGTGGACGGACGGCGCCATCAGCAGCCTCCTAGACGCATACACGGACCGGTTCGAGCTGCTCAACCGAGGGAATCTCCGGGGGAGGGACTGGGAGGACGTCGCCGCTGCCGTGACCGACGGGCATGGCAAGGGCAGCGGGGGCAAGAGCGTGGAGCAGTGTAAGAATAAGATCGACAACCTCAAGAAGCGCTACAAGGTAGAGTGCCAACGCATCGCCGGCTCCGCCTCGGCCAGCCTCTGGCCCTGGTACAAGCAGATGGAGCAGATTATGGGCAACTCCCCATCGCCCGGCACCCTcaagccgccgccggccaccAACGACGAAAAGCCGCGGCAACAGCAGCAGAACAGCAACAAGAG GTGCCCTTCTTCCGGCTCTGTCCACACTACTACCATGGTTCCTTTTTCCAGATCGACTCCTCTCTCGAATCCGAAATGGAAAAGGGTACTTCTGAAGATTGGGGGCACTGCATTGGCTGGAGAAGCTCCTCATAATGTTGACCCTAAG GTTATCATGCTGATTGCCAGAGAAGTTCAAGTGGCATGCCGCCATGGTGTTGAG GTGGCTATTCTCATGGGAGGTCGGAATGTATTCTGCACTGACTCTTGGGTTGCTGCCACTGGCACTGATAGAGCTTCAACGCATCTGATTGG AATGATGGCAGCAGTGATGAATGCAGTATTGCTCCAAGCATCACTAGAAAAAATAGGTGTGGAGACACGAGTCCAGACGGCACTGATGATGCAAGAGGTTGCAGAACCATACATAAGGCGGCGAGCTATACGCCATCTGGAAAAAGGAAGGGTGGTTATATTTGGTGGAACTGGTGCTGGtacaggaaatccacttcttacaACAGATACAGCTGCTGCACTGAGAGCTTCTGAAA TCAATGCAGACGTTGTCCTTAAAGGTGTGATTGGAGATGATGAATATGGTTGTCCTCCTAGGAGCAACGGTAGTGCACCATTTGAGCACATCTCATTTAGGGAGTTAGCAGCAAGAGGAACCAGCAAAATGGATATGACATCAATTACATGCTGTGAGGAGAACAATATTCCTG TTGTCATCTTTAACATGTTAGAGCCTGGTAACATGTCCAGAGCTATTTGTGGCGACCAAGTAGGTACGTTAGTTGACCAGTCAGGAAGGATGACATAA
- the LOC123426630 gene encoding uncharacterized protein LOC123426630 isoform X2 yields the protein MASCNDDFGLLGDAHPAPQAPAQPAPPQQAQAFCFVEAPAAGSAAGPFAPAREEGNHSSDRGKASHHTKRRRDRPEEFSDGGEYCSYISGGGSGGRRGRGGGVSSDYRKDREEWTDGAISSLLDAYTDRFELLNRGNLRGRDWEDVAAAVTDGHGKGSGGKSVEQCKNKIDNLKKRYKVECQRIAGSASASLWPWYKQMEQIMGNSPSPGTLKPPPATNDEKPRQQQQNSNKRSTPLSNPKWKRVLLKIGGTALAGEAPHNVDPKVIMLIAREVQVACRHGVEVAILMGGRNVFCTDSWVAATGTDRASTHLIGMMAAVMNAVLLQASLEKIGVETRVQTALMMQEVAEPYIRRRAIRHLEKGRVVIFGGTGAGTGNPLLTTDTAAALRASEINADVVLKGVIGDDEYGCPPRSNGSAPFEHISFRELAARGTSKMDMTSITCCEENNIPVVIFNMLEPGNMSRAICGDQVGTLVDQSGRMT from the exons ATGGCCTCCTGCAACGACGACTTCGGCCTCCTCGGTGACGCCCACCCCGCTCCCCAGGCTCCCGCCCAGCCGGCCCCACCGCAGCAGGCCCAGGCCTTCTGCTTCGTCGAAGCCCCGGCCGCGGGCTCCGCCGCCGGCCCCTTCGCGCCGGCCCGGGAGGAGGGCAACCACAGCTCCGACCGCGGGAAGGCGTCGCACCACACCAAGCGGAGGAGGGACCGCCCGGAGGAGTTCAGCGATGGGGGCGAGTACTGCTCCTACAtcagcggcggcggcagcggggggaggaggggccgtggcggcggcgtctcGTCGGACTACCGCAAGGATCGGGAGGAGTGGACGGACGGCGCCATCAGCAGCCTCCTAGACGCATACACGGACCGGTTCGAGCTGCTCAACCGAGGGAATCTCCGGGGGAGGGACTGGGAGGACGTCGCCGCTGCCGTGACCGACGGGCATGGCAAGGGCAGCGGGGGCAAGAGCGTGGAGCAGTGTAAGAATAAGATCGACAACCTCAAGAAGCGCTACAAGGTAGAGTGCCAACGCATCGCCGGCTCCGCCTCGGCCAGCCTCTGGCCCTGGTACAAGCAGATGGAGCAGATTATGGGCAACTCCCCATCGCCCGGCACCCTcaagccgccgccggccaccAACGACGAAAAGCCGCGGCAACAGCAGCAGAACAGCAACAAGAG ATCGACTCCTCTCTCGAATCCGAAATGGAAAAGGGTACTTCTGAAGATTGGGGGCACTGCATTGGCTGGAGAAGCTCCTCATAATGTTGACCCTAAG GTTATCATGCTGATTGCCAGAGAAGTTCAAGTGGCATGCCGCCATGGTGTTGAG GTGGCTATTCTCATGGGAGGTCGGAATGTATTCTGCACTGACTCTTGGGTTGCTGCCACTGGCACTGATAGAGCTTCAACGCATCTGATTGG AATGATGGCAGCAGTGATGAATGCAGTATTGCTCCAAGCATCACTAGAAAAAATAGGTGTGGAGACACGAGTCCAGACGGCACTGATGATGCAAGAGGTTGCAGAACCATACATAAGGCGGCGAGCTATACGCCATCTGGAAAAAGGAAGGGTGGTTATATTTGGTGGAACTGGTGCTGGtacaggaaatccacttcttacaACAGATACAGCTGCTGCACTGAGAGCTTCTGAAA TCAATGCAGACGTTGTCCTTAAAGGTGTGATTGGAGATGATGAATATGGTTGTCCTCCTAGGAGCAACGGTAGTGCACCATTTGAGCACATCTCATTTAGGGAGTTAGCAGCAAGAGGAACCAGCAAAATGGATATGACATCAATTACATGCTGTGAGGAGAACAATATTCCTG TTGTCATCTTTAACATGTTAGAGCCTGGTAACATGTCCAGAGCTATTTGTGGCGACCAAGTAGGTACGTTAGTTGACCAGTCAGGAAGGATGACATAA